The following is a genomic window from Caldilineales bacterium.
GCCCGGCTCAAGCGCGCCCAACAGCGGGGGGCGCGGGTCATCGTCATCGACCACCGGCGCTCGGAGACGGCGCAAGCGCTGCGGGCCGAGTGGATCGGCGTCCGTCCCGGCAGCGATGGGGCGCTGGCGCTGGGTGCACTTCATGTCCTCCTGGCCGAAGACCTGTACGACCAGGAGTTCGTGGCCTATTGGGCGCACGGCTTCGAGGAATTGCGCGACTACGTGGCTGATTTCACACCAGAGCGGGTAGAACACATCACCGGGGTGCGGGCCGAGATGGTGCGCGAGTTGGCGCGGGCGATGGCGCGGGCGCGGGGCTGCTCGATTCTGACCTACACCGGCCTGGAGTACTCCGACAGTGGCGTACAGGCCATCCGCGCCGTGCTCATCCTGCAGGCGCTGGCCGGGCATCTGGACCGACCCGGCGGCAAGCTGTTCAAGTCCCGCGACCGGCTGCAACTCAACCGGCTGCTGACCGAGCCGCCCACCGGGGCGCCCAAACCCATCGGCGCCGACGAGTACCCGATCTACTACGAAGTGCGCAAGGAGGCCCACGCCGCCCTGCTCCCGCGCGCCATCCTGGAGGGCAAACCCTACCGCATCCGGGCGCTGATCATCAGCGGCTCCTCGCTGATCACGGCCTGGCCCAACCCCGACCTCTGGCGTCGCGCCCTGGCCGCGCTCGATTTCCTCGTCGTGATCAACCGCTTCCCCACCGCCGACAGCGGCTACGCCGACCTCGTCCTCCCTGCCGCCACCCAGTTCGAGATCGAGTCCTACGCCATCCACGGCAGCCATGTGCAGTTGCGCCAGCGCGTGATCGAGCCGGTGGGCGAGGCCCGCAGCGACTATCTGATCTTTGCCGAACTGGCGCAGCGGCTGGGGTACGGACATTTGTGGCCGCAGAGCGAGCGGGCGATGGTGGAGTACGCTCTGCACGACACCGGCGTGACCGTGGATGAGCTTCTGGCCCATCCCGAAGGCGTCACCTATCCCGAACCGCCGCGGCGCTACTGCCAATACGCCACTGGCGAACTGCGCCGGGACGGCCGGCCTGGCTTCGAGACCCCCACCGGCAAGTTCGAGATCACATCCGAATGGCTGCGCGGCTATGGCTACGACGCCCTACCGCTCTACACCGAGCCGGCCGAAGGCCCCCTGGCCGACCCCGGTTTGGCCGCCAACTACCCGCTTGTGTTCAACTCTGGCGCGCGCACCAACTTCGACTTCCGCTCGCAGCACCACAACATCCCCGGCTTGCTCCACCGCCTGCCCAACCCGGTCGTTCACCTCCACGCTTCTGATGCCGCCGCTCGCGGCATCGCCCACGATGACCCGGTGTGGGTGGTCACGCCGCGCGGCCGCGTCCCTTTTCATGCTTGCGTCAGCGAGGACATCGTCGCCGGCGCCGTGGAGGTGAGCGCAGGCGGCGGCGGGCCGTTGGGGCCGCTATCGTGGCAACAGGCCAACGTCAACACCCTCACCGACTTCGAGCACCGCGACCCCATCTCCGGCTTCCCCGTCTACAAGGCGCTGTTATGTGATGTTGTGAAGCGAACCGATGATGCTCAGGCGGGATGAGAAGATGGAGGGAGTGGTCTTGTCCTGACAGGCGCATGATCAGGCAACCGCAAGCAGCGGATACACCCTTTCAGCGTGCAAGACATCGCTGACGTAGGCCAAACAAGCTCTGATATCTTCTCGCTTGAGGCCAGGATAGTTGCGCAAAATCTCGGCTTCGCTCCAGCCCTGGGCAAGGAGATCAACAACGAACTCCACTGCCAGCCGCGTGCCTTTGACAACCGGTTTGCCAACCAGGATGTTGGGGTCAACCACAATCCGTTCCTGCCAGTTCATTGCCGCAATCTCCGTAGTATCGAGAAAGGTCATCCAATCATAGCCGATCCTCGGCCCCAGCGCAAAGCCTCCCTGCGTCCCCCCTCCCTGCGTCCCTGCGTCTCCCCCTCCCTGCGTCCCTGCGTCTCCTCCTCCCTGCGTCCCTGCGTCCCCCTCTCTGCATCTCTCCATCCCCATGTCTCCCCCCCTCTCCCGCCTCACCTCCCCCATCCAGGCCCTCGAACGCGCCATTGCCATCTTGCGCAGCTTTACCGAGGCCGAGCCGGAGCTGGGCGTGGGCGAACTAAGCCGGCGGCTGGGGCTGCACAAAAGCACGGTCTCGCGCATCCTGGCCACGCTGGAGCGAGAAAGGTTGGTGGGGCGCAGCAGCGAGACGGGGAAATACCGGCTGGGGCTGGGGTTGGTCAGTCTGGCGGGGGTGGCGTTGGGCCGCCTGGATGTGCGCGGGGCCTCGCAGCCGCACCTGCCGGCGCTGGTCGAAGCCACGCAAGAGACGGTGAATGTGGTAGTGCGCGAGGGCGGCGACTGCGTCAACATCGAACGCGAGGCCAGCGCCCGACCCATCCACTACACCGGCTGGATCGGTCGCCGCCTGCCGCTGCACTGCACCGCCGCCGGCAAAGCCTTACTTGCCTGGCTGTCTCCGGCCCAACGCCAGGTGATCTTGCCTGTCCCTCTCCGCCGCCACACCTCCCACACCCTGGCCGACCCCGACCTGCTCGAGTCGGCTCTGGCGGCCGTCGTCGCCCAGGGCTATGCCATCGACCACGAGGAGTTCGAGGCCGGGTTCAGCGCCATCGCCGCGCCCATCCGCAACCACCTGGGCGAGGTCATCG
Proteins encoded in this region:
- a CDS encoding DUF433 domain-containing protein, which produces MTFLDTTEIAAMNWQERIVVDPNILVGKPVVKGTRLAVEFVVDLLAQGWSEAEILRNYPGLKREDIRACLAYVSDVLHAERVYPLLAVA
- a CDS encoding molybdopterin-dependent oxidoreductase; protein product: MESNQKHEVITSLCGVCPAGCGAHVHLTDGRITRVAPIKDHPYSAICPRGIKAPEIVYSPERLLYPQRRVGEKGEGRFERASWDAAYDTIVERLQEIAAESGPEAVAIYTGRGNFEYGLNEMFAPAGTVESSANAVLFPFGSPNTTGVGALCYVSYGMIAPRSCFGATMLEMQEDIEHADLILVWGENPATDSSPINLARLKRAQQRGARVIVIDHRRSETAQALRAEWIGVRPGSDGALALGALHVLLAEDLYDQEFVAYWAHGFEELRDYVADFTPERVEHITGVRAEMVRELARAMARARGCSILTYTGLEYSDSGVQAIRAVLILQALAGHLDRPGGKLFKSRDRLQLNRLLTEPPTGAPKPIGADEYPIYYEVRKEAHAALLPRAILEGKPYRIRALIISGSSLITAWPNPDLWRRALAALDFLVVINRFPTADSGYADLVLPAATQFEIESYAIHGSHVQLRQRVIEPVGEARSDYLIFAELAQRLGYGHLWPQSERAMVEYALHDTGVTVDELLAHPEGVTYPEPPRRYCQYATGELRRDGRPGFETPTGKFEITSEWLRGYGYDALPLYTEPAEGPLADPGLAANYPLVFNSGARTNFDFRSQHHNIPGLLHRLPNPVVHLHASDAAARGIAHDDPVWVVTPRGRVPFHACVSEDIVAGAVEVSAGGGGPLGPLSWQQANVNTLTDFEHRDPISGFPVYKALLCDVVKRTDDAQAG
- a CDS encoding IclR family transcriptional regulator, which encodes MSPPLSRLTSPIQALERAIAILRSFTEAEPELGVGELSRRLGLHKSTVSRILATLERERLVGRSSETGKYRLGLGLVSLAGVALGRLDVRGASQPHLPALVEATQETVNVVVREGGDCVNIEREASARPIHYTGWIGRRLPLHCTAAGKALLAWLSPAQRQVILPVPLRRHTSHTLADPDLLESALAAVVAQGYAIDHEEFEAGFSAIAAPIRNHLGEVIAAVAVSGPTYRMGPGQIEAFIPALIETSQRVSAELGFAIYADRDGDS